DNA from bacterium:
GGCCGATGGGCGCACCGCCCTCCACGACGCCTACCCGAACCCCTCGGTATTGGGCGAAAATGTGACCTTAATCCTGGAGCTCGCCACGACGCAGAACGTCGTTCTGGCGGTGTACGACCTCGCGGGACGGCGGGTGGCGACACTGGTGGAGGGGGAGCTCGCGGCGGGGCGGCATGCGGTCGTCTGGTCCACCGACGGCGTGGAGCCGGGGGTTTACCACTGCCGGCTGACCGCCGTGGACGGGGTCTTCGGCACCCGGCTGGTCGTGACGCGGTAGCTGAGGGCGGTCGGCGTTTAAAAGATGGTCGCCATACTAAAGCGCACGAGGTGATAAACCGAGCCGATAAGACAAGGGGTTTTAACCCCTTGTAGATACGCGCGAGGGGTTGAAGCCCCTCGTCCAAACTCAGGGGCGGACCTTAAGGCCCGTCCGTTTGTATCCACGACTTCACCCGTGTGGACGTGTTGAATTGAGCACCATCCTCGTAGGGGGCGACCTTCAGGTCGGCCCGCGGGCGGGTCTGAAGACCCGCCTCTACATCATCGCATCCCCTTGACCCCGGTTTCCCCCCAAAGTAATCTGACGCGGCCAACCCAAAAAAAGCCCCGGTCGGGGGCGGCTTTCACTTCCACCCGGTAGGGCGAGCCTCGTCCGCGGGCAGATCGAAGGTCTCCTCTCCTCCGGCGTCGGCAAAGGTCCAGCGGCAGCCGTCCGGGCGGCCTTCGTATAAAACCTCCCCGCCGAAGAGGGCCAGGGCGTAGGCGAGACGCGGCGTGACGGCCCCCGTGGGGCACGCCTTGACGCAGGCGCAGCAGTCCCAGCAATCCAAGGGGTTCCGGCAGAAAGCCTTGAGCGTCTGCGGATCCACGGCCATGAGGTCCCCCGGGCAGACCGCCTCGCAACGGATGACCGCCGCCTCCCGGCAGCCGTCGCAGAGCCTTGTGTCCACGTGCGCGGGCATACTCCTCCATATCTGCGACGGCGAAGCCGTAAACCTAAGGTTATTCTAGCTCACCGTGGACCACGGGGCAAGGTTCCGCTTGTTGACCAAAAGGGGCGGCTGTTTTATAGTTACGTCGTTCGACGAGCGTCTCACGCCCGCATTGACTGGGGGTTGGATGAAGAACGTAACGGTGCAAGAAGTCAAACGGATGGCCTTCGAAATTCGCGACCGGTGCCGTCTGATAGCGAAAAACCGGGGTCAGAACCCCCGCTTCTGGAAGAGCGTGTTCGAGGAAATCGGACTGAAGAGCGGTCTGAAGGTCACGACCATCCGCCGGCTGCTGTACTCCACCGAGCCGAAAGTCCGCTACTCCACCGCCGAGAAAATGGAGAAAATCCTCCAGACGCTCGGTGGACCGTCGGTAAAACTAAGCGAAGCGAGTAATGCCCCGGCAAAAACGGAGCCAGCCACCCGCCCCGTCGAGGCGAAGAAGGGCGACCACCGGGTGGACCGCGAGCTCATTGAGGGGGTGCTGGTCAAGGAGCTGCGCATCTTCCCCGACGCCCGGGGCTACCTGATGGAGATTCTGCGCGCCGACGACTTCGGCTTCTTCGGCGACGACGCTCCCTTCGGCCAGGCGTACGTCACCTGCGTCTATCCCGGCGTGGTCAAGGCCTGGCACGCGCACCGCGCTCAGACCGACCGCTTCTCGTGCATCTGCGGCACCGCCCGATTGGTGCTCTACGACGGGCGCCCCGGCTCCCCCACCCACGGCTCGGTGAACCAGTTCGTCATCGGCAACCTGTGCCCCAGGCTCGTCCTCATACCCGCCGGGGTGCAGCACGGCTTCGCCGCCCTGGGTCCCGAACCGGCCCTGGTGCTCAACATCCCCACCAAAACCTACGACTACATGGACCCCGACGAACAGCGCCTCGACCCCCACTCGAACGACATCCCCTTCGATTGGAACCGCGTGGACGGCTGAGAAACGAAGTAACGCCCCCGGCGTATCTGCGACGGCGCAGCCGTAAACGAAGTAGCGCCTCTGGCGAAAGGGGCAGCGTGAAGGGCATCGTCCTGGCCGGCGGCCTCGGAACCCGCCTCGACCCCCTGACCCGGGTCACGAACAAGCACCTCCTCCCGGTTTACGACCGGCCGATGATCTACTACCCCCTGGAGACCCTTATAAGCGCCGGGATAACCGAGATAATGCTCGTGACCGGCGGCCAGAACGCCGGCGGGTTCCTGGAGCTTCTGGGCAACGGTCACGAGCTCGGCCTCGAGCACCTCAACTACACCTACCAGAAGGGCCACGGCGGCATCGCCGAGGCGCTGGGGCTCTGCGAGCACTTCGTGGGCGGGGACAGGATGTGCGTGATCCTGGGGGACAACCTTCTCCAGCGCGGGATCGGCGACCAGGCGCGCGCCTTCGAGGCGCAGCCCGGCGGGGCGAGGATTCTGTTGAAAGAGGTACCCGACCCCGCGCGTTTCGGGGTGCCGGTCTTCGACGGGAAGGGTAAGATTCTGCGCATCGAGGAGAAACCAAAGAAGCCGGCCAGCCCCTACGCGGTCATCGGCATTTACTTCTACGACGACCTGGTGTGGGAAACCATCCGCGGCCTCTCCCCCAGCGCCCGGAACGAGCTGGAAATCACCGACGTGAACAACGCCTACCTGGAGCGCGGCCTGCTCGAGCACGGGTTCGTGGACGGCTGGTGGACCGACGCCGGGACCTTCGAGTCCCTCTTCCGGGCCACCGAGCTCGTCCGCCGCGAGGGTGCGGGCGAGGGCGGAAGCCCATGACCGAGACTTCATCTACGGGCGCCGACAGGCTCTGGCGGGCCGACGGCGGCCTGCTCTGCCTCGTGGACGTCACGGGCTTCACCCCCCTCACCGAAGAGCTCACCAAACTGGGCCCCGAGGGCAACGAGCACCTCACGGGGCTTTTGAACGCCTTTTTCGGCGCCCTGACCGAGGAGGTGGCCGAGGGCGGAGGCCACACCCTCCAGTTCGGCGGCGACGCCTACTGGGCGTATTTCCAGAACGCCGACGCCGGAGAACGGGCCTGCCGCAGGATGCTCCGGCGCGTGGCGGGGCTCGGCGAACAGATGTTCGGTAACCGGCGGTACAGGTTGGAGGCCGATCTCGTCGCCGCCCGTGAGATGGAATTCGAGCTGTGGCGTGTCGGGCCGGACCGGTGTCATCTCGTCCTCATCGGGGACGCGGTGGCCAAGGTCTCGCGGACGGAGAGGCTCGTCGGTCCCGGGGAGTACGCCGTCCTCCACGGCGGGGGCCGCGGTACGTCTGGGGGCGACGTCGCCGGGTTCCTGTCCGACCGTCCCGCCCCGCCGCCGCACCGCGCCGGACTGCGTCCCACCACGGCGGTTTTCGCCCTCCTCCCCCGGTCCACGACGCCGGACGACCTCGACGAGCTGGTGATAAAGGCCCATCGCGTGTGCGAACGCCACGAGGCGCTGCTGGCGAAAATCGTCC
Protein-coding regions in this window:
- a CDS encoding dTDP-4-dehydrorhamnose 3,5-epimerase family protein, whose product is MKNVTVQEVKRMAFEIRDRCRLIAKNRGQNPRFWKSVFEEIGLKSGLKVTTIRRLLYSTEPKVRYSTAEKMEKILQTLGGPSVKLSEASNAPAKTEPATRPVEAKKGDHRVDRELIEGVLVKELRIFPDARGYLMEILRADDFGFFGDDAPFGQAYVTCVYPGVVKAWHAHRAQTDRFSCICGTARLVLYDGRPGSPTHGSVNQFVIGNLCPRLVLIPAGVQHGFAALGPEPALVLNIPTKTYDYMDPDEQRLDPHSNDIPFDWNRVDG
- a CDS encoding 4Fe-4S ferredoxin — its product is MPAHVDTRLCDGCREAAVIRCEAVCPGDLMAVDPQTLKAFCRNPLDCWDCCACVKACPTGAVTPRLAYALALFGGEVLYEGRPDGCRWTFADAGGEETFDLPADEARPTGWK
- a CDS encoding sugar phosphate nucleotidyltransferase; translated protein: MKGIVLAGGLGTRLDPLTRVTNKHLLPVYDRPMIYYPLETLISAGITEIMLVTGGQNAGGFLELLGNGHELGLEHLNYTYQKGHGGIAEALGLCEHFVGGDRMCVILGDNLLQRGIGDQARAFEAQPGGARILLKEVPDPARFGVPVFDGKGKILRIEEKPKKPASPYAVIGIYFYDDLVWETIRGLSPSARNELEITDVNNAYLERGLLEHGFVDGWWTDAGTFESLFRATELVRREGAGEGGSP